The nucleotide sequence ACCAACAAGAGAAATAAAGTCGTCCTAGGCGTCAAGCCTGCCATCATTAGGCCAGCATATGTCAACGAGCCAAAAAATCCAGCACCTCCGGTTCCAGAAGACCAGCCACTCAAAACCGAtctgtaaaaatattgaaattgtcaCGTTAAATTGTACCTCATCGTATGTTTTCGTTGGTATAATTACTAATAATTTCGTGATATTTACTTGTCTTTGAAATATACTGTAAACGAAATAAACGAAGTTTCGCCCAAACCGGATGAAAATGCTGTACATATAACTCCCAAGACAGCTACGAGGAGAGAGTCCGATAAAGCAACCAATATCAAACCAAGTGCTGACGAAATCACCACCAATATGGTTCGAATGCTAGAAAAGAGTTGCATGTTccaattattttattcaaacgaAATAGTATATCGGGTTTGTTCTTCACTTTGGTCAGACGACCCCTTCAATTAGCTTGCATAAGTAGCTGAACCCTTCGGAGCTCGTCTTTTGTGAGGAGGCTCTAGCTCAtaactgaaaaatatgaaaaaatcgacttttttctGGCTGAAGTGAAGGAGAGGAGTTGAAAAGTCGATTCTCCGAGGCCTATCCAGGATAGCCTCTGAATATATTCATgctcaatttcagcattctaaGTGAACTTGGGAAATTTGAGACATGACAAGATTTTTTCGAGGCCACAGAAACCAGAACTCGAATCGATTTTGAGTCTGATCCGATCAAAATTTCTCTTTCATTGGTGTGTGATGAAACTTAAATGAGTTCCTTTCAATAATTGACCATTACCTTGGACAAATTTGGTTGAACTGACTCGTGATAGAGGTGTTTCCAAAGCTGAATTGAAATAGAACTCGAAATGAAATACTTCAGATATGCataaaatctatgaaaattaaacttttaaagttctgaaattttgaacaaattttacctACGCGTGGTTATCAATCCCAGAATTTTGATATAAGTAGTGTACGagcttgattttttatttttattgtaaggAAAATCAGACCAAAACAATAaacataagtatacctacttcatCCAGAGTGGCAGAAATGGTGCGATTATCTTAATCAATAAACCAGGTATTATGTCCGCCAATAAAATAACACCTGTTGATAACTGATTGCAGTGGCGGTCAGGATTGAAGGATGTATCAATCGTTGTTTCTGTTTTGCCATTATGCTGaggggaaaaaaaattgagaaaatggtgaattagaatttttttttccatacatCCATCCAGTTTCGAAGACTTCTACGTgtttaaataagtaagtaattttttctatcatttttttaacaaaattaatacACATTTAGTTTGAGCATAAATACTGTACCATTGAATTAACTTCGAATGAAACCATTAATCCGTGACATTTATTCAgttcatattttttctaaattacgtATTTAGAAATGAGACTTGCGGgtatacctaaataaaatatatatacctacccTTGTGAGCATATCATGAGCAGCACTCAACATAACAACGTAACCATAGTTGTTACAAAGTCCCAAAAGCCAATAAGCCAATGCACATCGTTTCATAGTTGTGAATTTCGAGGAAAACAAGTAAAAGTAACGGATCACAATATTTTGACTGACGAAACAATTTCACACGTGTAGGTAGATACTCCGATTTCGGCGGCACCGACACAACGTTTGAACACTTTTTGCCAGTTcatgtacttacctaatacGAAGTCTGGTCTGTTCGAAAAGTGTATCagacttaattttttaaagcgCAAACAAATGAAGAGGTAGGAGACATGTTTAAGCACAGATGTGCACAGATATGATACAGGAATCGTATCACGATACTGAGAAAttaaatgacacatttttttgataatttggatACCTATTTCATTTATAAAGAATATTTCGAGTTAAGACGTCGCGTCGggtagagtttttttttcaatttttcaactcagaGTTGATTCTTTGtttgattgatttcaaaaatgagttggaAAGACCGTCGAATCGGtggtattttctttttcagaagGAGTCTATAGTTGAATTCCCTTCAACTCTACATATTGCTAAAGCAAGTAGGTACTCGACCCCTTTGAAGCCCCAACGTAGGTAATTCAGCGAAtcgatttgattttaaaaattctcgtgCGTAAAGttgaactaaaaaattatcaagttgtGATATTTGATGGGAGGGAGAGTCGGAGAGTCTGAGCCATCGCTCACCGTGGGAATTATGGATTCTCTCAATTTCCTTACAATGTGGTTAggcaggtacctattttgattcCCAAAGCCAAATTTAAAGATACATATTGAAATAAACGAAAGGTCgtgagaatttttccaatcacCTCCtccttaaattttttgaagactCGCGAAGGAAAAATTAAGCACAATATTTAATTTCCATATTTTGACCAACTTCGGCGAGCTCACAAGAGCTTCACATTTTTCTGTTGAGAGTCGCTGTTGCGCTTATTGGGGTTTCTTAAcctgatttttaaatattctgaATAAGATTACTTGCATGTTGATGCATATTTTAGTGTACATTCGTGATGTAAATGCTTGTTTTTGCATATTTGTTTTATATTTCAAACGTATTTATTCAGAATACGCTCTCATGAGTATTGTTGGAAATTGAATGCTATTTGCGGATCATCTCATTACTttcgcaccccccccccttagtTATCTTAGTCTAGCGGTACATAATTGTCACTTCATCGGTGGAAGGCGGCGCGGCGAGCAAGTTAATTTTATGCTTTATTTTACGCTTCTGAGTATGGAagttttgggaaaaactgaaaaaaaaaatccctaaaattGCGTAAAGTTCTATGTACGCCACCATTTTGAGGACACCTTTGACATGTGTCaggaaaaaaatgcgttttttttaggaaaatataAAATCTCTCAGAATGTATGCTTGGGTTGGTACAATTCATGGGAATCTTCTATTTTAGATCAAATTCCAGATTGCATGTTGAATAGTCCTACTATACTGCTTTAAGTTAGACTTCTTTGCTTGccaaaacagggtgtctaacggtcatgaaagttatacctacctaagtcttgaaaaagtcatgaattttccTCGAAAcacgcttgaaaatttttcaataagcccataaaatgaacacacaaattcttgaaaaattttccccttTCTTTGTGACCCGTcagttttttattgtttttgttcatACATGATATAAAGTAATAAAATGGccttttgaaatgaataaattaattttaataaattttgcgaTACAAGTTACTTACATTTATGTACaatataaaaatgcaaaaaaataaatagtcGAAATCTCGTTTCAATCATAATGGTAATTTACAAATTGTATCGTGTAATGGAATGGCACTGAATCCTGAAAAAGTGATACCTAAACTGTCTGAAATTGAAGTAATTCCTGTTACAGTTTCCTTGTCTTCTGGACGGACCTGAAAAATAACaagaaatgtgttttaaaatCCGTCTACCTGAGTAGTGAGTACCTCTACGTACCTATTATCAAAAGAAGGTatatataaattaaaaatttctatgcAATGTACTACGTAGAATGGTATGAGATACGTATCTTTTCGATACATTTGTATCGAATGatggtataggtataggtactaggtacgtaggtatatagaATAATTCATTCGATGCATCATCCAACTGATAAAACCAGAAGCATCATTTTTATCGAGATATTCTCGCTTCCGTTCTCgataattaaaattacatactcgtatgtgtgtAGCTcagtttaaaatgaaatatttatgtTACTGCTTACTTCTTTTTGAATATTATGGAAAGTATTCACGTATCCCAATCCTCCTAGTGCTCCTTCCCATAATATGACCACCAGTACTATGATAACACTCGGAGTAAATCTATAGATGGCTTCCAAGCCGAAATACACCAAATTAACTCCCTGCAAATGTAATTGAGCTGTTAAAAATTCATACCCAAGTGGGAAATTGCAAATGTTCGTATCGTATATCTGCTTAGTATGATGAGCTCGATGAACTTAACAATCACGCAACACGCGAATGAGCGTACAtgttgttttgattttatttcaattcgacgaattattttttccggaattcgattttttataattaaaaatatttggtAAGTACAAATATGAAATCTTGATGAATTCTCTTCGATTATGCGTCTTCGTCTTGGAGACGTTGATTGTAGTATTTTCAGGTAGGAAAACTGAGAGAGATGAAAGCTTTTTTAGACGCGATAAAATGCTGATTATTTCGCAGATAGTTTGCATAATAATTCGTCAATTTTGAAGTAGGCGTATAGCGAAAGGGTTTTGCGAAAAGGTATTTCGTTTAGCACGTGGCAATGCGGCGGATTATTTGACCTTAATTGATATGAATTGTCTATTGTTTAatatgaatttgagaaaatgttgatGCTACGGATTATACAAACCGTCTATACTGTTGAGGTATGTGGGCATATTTGTCGAAGCCTCGAAGGATTTTCTTCGTGTAGTGCAGATGTGAGATGTAGGTAACATTGAGATTAGATTAATTACCTGAAGGGCTGCCAATATCCATAATTTGTCTATTTGTATTATGCTTATGGATGATCGAGAAGCGAATACACCAATTTGATAGAACACTTGGTACCAACGATATTGAGTTTTCGGATCGATAAAtgctttttcaaataaacacaGTTCGCTCTGAAAGGGCAAGCAAAatgatacagattttttttttttcatttggaaataAATTGAGTAATAAGATATTTACAAGAGTACGTCACTGTGGGTATAGTGGATACTCGTGTAATcgcatttcaatgaaattaaatGAATGGTTATTGATTATGAATCATTTGTAGGTAAATATATATGCACAACGCGTGGATGTGTTATCACTTACCAAGCCTTGATTAATCAAATATTCGAAGTAATAGACGAAGGTTAATGGTAATATGTATCGTAAAGATCGCGGAATAGCGTTTATCTTGTACCACAGCGAATGATTGCTTATCGTTTGAGGAATATTATTGAGACTAGGAGGAGCAACATGTGTGCTTTCTTCAGGCTCCATTCGAGTATTCAAAGGATTCACGAGGATCAGCCAGAAACTGGAAGAAAGAAGATTCGAAATGAGATTACTTATTAATTTATTGTGTACAATGTGGCATTGGAATTTGCCATTTTACCTGACTGCCATTGTGAGAGGGACGACTAACAATAGGAATAAAGTCTCTCTGGGCGTCAAGCCCAACATCAGTAAGCCAGCATATGTTAACGAACCAAAAAATCCAGCTCCTCCGGTGCCGGAAGACCAACCGCTTAAAACTGATCTGCAAAAATGTTGACATTATCAAATTGAATCCTATCTTACGTATAGGTACTTTCATTATTATAGGTGACTAATTTTGTGATATTTACTTGTCGTTGAAAAATACTGTGAATGAAAGCAACGAACTTTCTCCCAGACCGGATGAAAATGCGGTACATACGACTCCTAATACTGCTAAAAGGAGAGAGTCGGATAAACCCACCAATATGAAACCGAGAGCTGCCGAAATCACCACCAAAGTGATTcgaatgctgaaaaaaatttgtagattattaattatatttgtttattaattaattattttgtcatgaatttttcacaagttAGTAGGTAAATATAATCATAATTATGATAAAAGTTATCTTGAGGCCAGTGTAGTAAAGTGATGGGTGTGATCTTAGAAATATGAATATGTAAGAGGGAAGGGGAATATAGGTATCGATGGTTGAAGAGTTCAAATCTTATGCTCTgattctaggtacctacttccaGTACAGCACTGGTCACGACTGGAAATCAAGCACCTGTTCTTAGCAGTGACACAGTTTTTGATATAGAAGATTTGCTCCCAGACCCCACAACGATTAGtcgaaatttgagaaaacagCATGCCGAAGAATTGAAAGAATTTGTTAATTATCTGAAGCCTATCATCGAccgaatttttgacattatgcTTGATCAagctttgaaataatttttcagacagACGTTGATGATTTATTATGCTTCAAGCCTGTTCTACAATTTCGTTCAAGTTCCCTCTCATTCCTCAAACCGGAAAAATATATccctgaaaaaatcatcaaaatagtaTGTTTTTAACATGATATTTTTATAAGACAGGGACGGActatataatatgtacctaattttccaACATCCATTTCTGCTAATCTAAATCAGTATAACATGTAAGTACTTTTTATCATTGTTAGTGGaaggtacaaaaattttgagaaatcgtTCTTGTATGTATCAATAGAAATGATCTTGAATAAGTACAATTAATCCAAGTTTGTGGAGCTGACTGGAATTTTATTCGAACTAATTTAAaggaacttttttaaaactgaattcAGACATTCGCTGGAAGATCCAGGGTATAACTTAAACCAGCTCTCAATCggtttggaaaattggaaattaaatgaaaaatcgaacGTAATCTTTTTTATCTCGATTGAATTAGATTTAGATATTTTTCATCAGGTACTTTATTAGCCAAACTAGAATCctcaaaatctgtcaaaatgaaaaaaaaaaattgaattcatctCCTAAAATGCAGCATTAAGATGGTGCTTCATCAGAatcctacatttttcaaataagtaggtatttatgtacttgcataaaaaattgatgaaaaattatttgttgatgttcaaacatttttttctatcccattttttcaaaggttttgtACCTTTCTTTGTTTACAAAAGTATAaaacaaatttgagaaaagtcAATAACGCTCgcaacaatattttttcaaaaactctgaattgaaaaaaatgtagattaATGATTTgcgtgggggagggggaagggaggTGAATTTTCTTTTCACGTGGGGCTGAGAAAATACAGAATCTGCCAGCAATAGCAACGTAAGTTTTGAGTGAGACATGTCCGGAATGAAATTTcttttctagtgtaatttttgcacGAAGGGATGGGAGAGGGGTTCCTTTTGGTGAGGGATATGGGTGAATGAAATGGCTAATATGTAACTTTTTTGCGAACAAAcattatgaacattttttaccTCCATAAACTGTGCTCTattgttacaaatttttttcaaaaaataaaaaaatgaaaaattgaacgtatGGAAaacgatttttataatttttcttggGGTAAGAtcaaagtcctgttttttgccaatgaGTCCTGCAAATTCTGtagcattttttacttttcattaaaaaatcctgcatctgatttcaatttatcaaattcatttctcctttttctgggatttaaaaaaaaatggtaaaaaaggcctcatttttcgactttttttagaacttgacaTTACCCATTTTTGAGAGCTTGTGCCCGGACGAATTGAATCAGAACAATAAACTCCTCcctctataaaaaaaaactttttttcttcttctcagagcatgaatttttggaagcttttggcctcgcttcactcgggcttgtttgctttttttcaattttgatttttttttttaatcatcattcaaattttaaaactcgccGTTTTAATTCAGAaatgtttcattaaatttttttacattttttaaaaatttgttacgttgaaaaaagtgttttattcgcccaattttatTCCATTAACAAAGAACcttgaaggtaaaaaaaaatcaaaaattaaaaatgataaaattacatatttatatgtattatcgACATCCACTTGCTTGAGAAGAAACTttagaaaaacgaaaaagttgagtataaaattttttcttgccCACCTCGCTCTCCCTCTTAagaaagtcctgctttttcatttcgaaattttgttagacaccctgtggAGTTTGGGGtacttatttttccattttgacaATCAAAAGGTTAcctcgaatgaaattttttgtaagtcaGTATGGTTTAATTTAATGCCCTTAGTTTTTTGGTTCAATCCTTTCCCTGTCCT is from Planococcus citri chromosome 1, ihPlaCitr1.1, whole genome shotgun sequence and encodes:
- the LOC135850075 gene encoding battenin-like; the encoded protein is MIPIKRCALAYWLLGLCNNYGYVVMLSAAHDILARHDGKTETTSDTSFNPDRHCNQLSTGVILLADIIPSLLVKIIAPFLPLWMNIRITLVVISAALGFILVGLSDSLLLAVLGVVCTAFSSGLGESSLLSFTVFFNDKSVLSGWSSGTGGAGFFGSLTYAGLLMLGLTPRETLFLLLVVPLTMAVSFWLILVNPLNTRMEPEESTHVAPPSLNNIPQTISNHSLWYKINAIPRSLRYILPLTFVYYFEYLINQGLSELCLFEKAFIDPKTQYRWYQVFYQIGVFASRSSISIIQIDKLWILAALQGVNLVYFGLEAIYRFTPSVIIVLVVILWEGALGGLGYVNTFHNIQKEVRPEDKETVTGITSISDSLGITFSGFSAIPLHDTICKLPL